ATCTGGTTGGGAGTCAGAATGTTTTCGACAACAAGGCCGATCGGGTAACCTATGCCTATGATGCGGCCGTATTGGAACCCCAGCTGCCGGCGGTGGTGGTGCGCCCGGAGAATTCCGAGGTTCTCGGCCGGGTGGTTGCCCTCTGCAACCGGGAGGGGCTGCCGCTGACGGTGCGCGGCGCCGGCACCAACCTGAGCGGGGGCGCCATTCCCCAGCAGGGTGGCGTGGTTTTGCTCACCAACGGGCTCAATCGAATCCTGGAGATTAACAGCGAGGATATGTACGCCGTGGTCCAGCCGGGCGTGATCACAGCCCAGCTGGCCGCGGCCGTCGAAGCCAAGGGCTTGTTCTATCCGCCCGATCCCGGCAGCCAGGCCGTATCGACCCTGGGCGGCAATGTGGCCGAAAACGCCGGTGGTCTGCGCGGTCTCAAATACGGCGTGACCGCCGACTATGTCATGGGGCTGCGTTTTTACGATGTCGAGGGCAATCTCATCAAAACCGGGTCGCGCACGGTCAAATGTGCCACCGGTTACAATCTCAAGGCCCTGATGATCGGATCGGAGGGCACGCTGGGTGTGCTCGACGAGATCACCCTGAAGCTGATTCCGCCGCCGCGCGCACGCAAATCCATGTTGGCCGTCTTCGACCAGATGGAACGTGCCTCCCAGACCGTGGCCGCCATCATCGCCCACCATATCGTGCCGGCCACCCTGGAGTTTCTGGACAATTTCACCATCCGCGCCGTTGAGGACTTCAGCCATGCCGGTTTGCCGGTTGAGGCTGCTGCCATCCTGCTGGTCGAGGTGGACGGCCATCCCGGCCAGGTGGCCGAGGAGGGCGAGCAGGTCGAGGCGATTTTAAAGCAGATGGGGGCCAAGGACATCCAGGTCGCCCGGGACGACGCCCAGCGCGACCGCATCTGGGCGGCCCGGCGCAGCGCCCTGTCGGCCCTGGCCAAGCTCAAACCCACGGTGGTCCTGGAAGACGCCACTGTGCCGCGTTCTAAAATTCCGGCCATGGTGCATGCCCTTCAGGGAATCGCCCGTCGGTTCGACCTGGCCATCGGCACCTTCGGCCACGCGGGCGACGGCAATTTGCACCCCACTATTCTCACTGACAAGCGCGACAAGGGGGAATGGCAGCGGGTCGAGGCGGCCATCGAGGCCATTTTCGACGAGGCCCTGGCGCTTGGTGGAACCCTTTCCGGCGAACATGGCACAGGCCTGGCCAAAGCGGGTTTCCTGAAAAAGGAGACTGGACAGGGGGCCATCCTGCTGTCCCGGCGTATCAAGTCCGCATTGGATCCCAATCGTATTCTCAACCCTGGTAAAATCATAGGAGACTGATATGGCCGACATGCACGCGCTGGTTCGTTTGATGCGCGAAGTAGAGGATCAACTGGCGAGTTGTATGCGTTGCGGCATGTGTCAATCGGTTTGCCCGCTGTATGCCGCCACCGGCCGGGAGGCCGATGTGGCCCGCGGCAAACTGGCCCTGCTCGACGGCCTGCTGCGCGAAATGTTCGACCGGCCGGACAGCGTTCGCGAACGCCTCGACCGGTGTCTTTTATGCGGATCATGCCAGGCCGGCTGCCCGAGCGGTGTGCGGGTGATGGACATTTTCATCAAGGCGCGCGCCATCCTGGCCGGCTTCAGCGGCCTGTCGTTCTCCCAGAAAATGATCTTCAAGGGGATGCTCGCCCATCCGGCCCTGTTCGACCAGTTGACTTTCTGGAGCAGCCGCTTCCAAAAGCTGCTGACGCGTCCGATCAACGAGATGCTGGGCACATCCTGCGCACGTGTCATGTCGCCGCTGATCGGCGATCGTCATTTCAAACCCCTGGCGGATCGTCCGTTTCATCACGAAGTGCCGTTCCTGGACACGCCGGCGGGCCGTTCCGGTCGCAAGGTGGCGTTTTTCGTGGGGTGTCTGCTCGACAAGATATTTCCCAAGGTGGCCGGGGACGTGGTCACGGTTCTCGAAAAAGCCGGCGTGGGTCAGCTGATACCGCAGGGTCAGGCGTGTTGCGGCATTCCGGCCTTGTCCGCCGGGGACACCCAAACCTTCCAGAAGCTGTTGCGCCACAATCTGGAGCGGTTTCCCGTCGACGATTTCGATTACCTGGTCACCGCCTGCGCCACCTGTACTTCCACCATCAGAAAGCTGTGGCCCCTGATGGCGGAAAAGGAAGATACCAGCACACGCCGCCGGGTGGCCCGGATAGCAGAAAAGACTTTAGACATCAGTCAATTTCTGGTAGATGAGCATCTCTTGACGGACGTGCCCTCCGTTGGCCGCGCGTCCAAACCGACGGAGGTCACTTACCACGATCCCTGCCATTTGAAAAAATCGCTGGGCGTGTCGGCCCAGCCGCGTACCGTGCTCAATGCCATCGAGGGCATTCGGTTCGTGGAAATGGAAGGGGCCGACCAATGTTGCGGCATGGGGGGCAGTTTTAACATTAAATACTACGAAATTTCCCGGGAAATCGGAGAGAGGAAGCGCAAGGCGATACAAGCGTCACGATGCAGCGTGGTGGCCACCAGTTGCCCGGCCTGCATGATGCAAATCAGCGATGTGCTTTCCCGGGGTGGCGATCCCATTCGCGTCAGAC
This Desulfatitalea tepidiphila DNA region includes the following protein-coding sequences:
- a CDS encoding FAD-binding oxidoreductase is translated as MVHAAIVKQLKDLVGSQNVFDNKADRVTYAYDAAVLEPQLPAVVVRPENSEVLGRVVALCNREGLPLTVRGAGTNLSGGAIPQQGGVVLLTNGLNRILEINSEDMYAVVQPGVITAQLAAAVEAKGLFYPPDPGSQAVSTLGGNVAENAGGLRGLKYGVTADYVMGLRFYDVEGNLIKTGSRTVKCATGYNLKALMIGSEGTLGVLDEITLKLIPPPRARKSMLAVFDQMERASQTVAAIIAHHIVPATLEFLDNFTIRAVEDFSHAGLPVEAAAILLVEVDGHPGQVAEEGEQVEAILKQMGAKDIQVARDDAQRDRIWAARRSALSALAKLKPTVVLEDATVPRSKIPAMVHALQGIARRFDLAIGTFGHAGDGNLHPTILTDKRDKGEWQRVEAAIEAIFDEALALGGTLSGEHGTGLAKAGFLKKETGQGAILLSRRIKSALDPNRILNPGKIIGD
- a CDS encoding (Fe-S)-binding protein gives rise to the protein MADMHALVRLMREVEDQLASCMRCGMCQSVCPLYAATGREADVARGKLALLDGLLREMFDRPDSVRERLDRCLLCGSCQAGCPSGVRVMDIFIKARAILAGFSGLSFSQKMIFKGMLAHPALFDQLTFWSSRFQKLLTRPINEMLGTSCARVMSPLIGDRHFKPLADRPFHHEVPFLDTPAGRSGRKVAFFVGCLLDKIFPKVAGDVVTVLEKAGVGQLIPQGQACCGIPALSAGDTQTFQKLLRHNLERFPVDDFDYLVTACATCTSTIRKLWPLMAEKEDTSTRRRVARIAEKTLDISQFLVDEHLLTDVPSVGRASKPTEVTYHDPCHLKKSLGVSAQPRTVLNAIEGIRFVEMEGADQCCGMGGSFNIKYYEISREIGERKRKAIQASRCSVVATSCPACMMQISDVLSRGGDPIRVRHVVELLAERWKDNDNYPSAH